In one Denitratisoma sp. genomic region, the following are encoded:
- the fliE gene encoding flagellar hook-basal body complex protein FliE, which translates to MDTRGIDQMLSELRATAQLASGKALQPKQAGEAGAADFGQILKSTLDQVSQAQMDAQKLAQDFSAGTGNASLQDVMMSLQKANLSFQQMVQVRNRLVSAYHDIMNMQV; encoded by the coding sequence ATGGACACACGCGGCATAGACCAGATGCTCTCCGAGCTGCGCGCGACGGCGCAGCTCGCCTCCGGCAAGGCCCTGCAGCCGAAACAGGCCGGCGAGGCCGGCGCAGCGGATTTCGGCCAGATCCTGAAGAGCACGCTGGACCAGGTGAGCCAGGCCCAGATGGATGCGCAGAAGCTGGCGCAGGACTTTTCGGCCGGCACCGGCAATGCCAGCCTGCAGGACGTCATGATGTCCCTGCAAAAGGCCAATCTGTCTTTCCAGCAGATGGTGCAGGTGCGCAACCGCCTGGTCTCCGCCTACCACGACATCATGAACATGCAGGTGTAA
- a CDS encoding sigma-54 dependent transcriptional regulator: MPEPLNILVVEDDLQLRDALCLTLECAGHHVMGAADGPAALRLLEREAFNLVVSDLRMQPMDGIELLKAIRGREPHLPVLLMTAFGDVDKAVSAMRAGACDFLLKPFEPKVLLEHVARHAAQPAQAEGVIAADPRTRNLLALAARVAKTEATVLLTGESGTGKEVFARHIHSQSPRHGAPFVAINCAAIPENLLEATLFGHEKGSFTGAQAAQAGKFEQAQGGTLLLDEISEMPLALQAKLLRVLQEREVERVGGKKPIPLDIRVLATSNRDMAKEVAAGRFREDLYYRLNVFPLQIPALRERPADIVPLARHFAGLHGNPAARFAADAEALLAAHAWPGNVRELENAVQRALILAGGDTVAAEHLQLSLQFAAPAEQPQWPAAIEEIRPVERPQAAPSNMRDLERQHILETLAAVNGSRKRAVELLGISERTLRYKLQQYRTAGAI; this comes from the coding sequence ATGCCTGAGCCACTGAACATCCTGGTCGTCGAGGACGACCTGCAACTGCGCGACGCCCTGTGCCTGACGCTGGAATGCGCCGGCCACCATGTGATGGGTGCGGCCGACGGTCCGGCGGCCTTGCGCCTGCTCGAGCGCGAGGCGTTCAACCTGGTGGTGAGCGATCTGCGCATGCAGCCGATGGACGGCATCGAGTTGCTGAAGGCCATCCGCGGACGCGAACCCCACCTGCCGGTGCTGCTGATGACGGCCTTCGGCGACGTGGACAAGGCGGTCTCGGCGATGCGCGCCGGCGCCTGCGACTTCCTGCTCAAGCCCTTCGAGCCGAAGGTGCTGCTCGAGCATGTCGCCCGCCATGCGGCGCAGCCCGCGCAGGCGGAGGGCGTCATCGCCGCCGATCCGCGCACGCGCAACCTGCTGGCGCTCGCCGCGCGCGTGGCGAAGACCGAGGCCACCGTGCTGCTCACCGGCGAGTCCGGCACCGGCAAGGAAGTCTTTGCCCGCCACATCCATAGTCAGTCCCCGCGGCACGGCGCGCCTTTCGTCGCCATCAACTGCGCGGCGATTCCGGAGAACCTGCTGGAGGCCACGCTGTTCGGCCACGAGAAGGGCTCGTTCACCGGCGCCCAGGCGGCGCAGGCCGGCAAGTTCGAGCAGGCCCAGGGCGGCACGCTGCTGCTCGACGAGATTTCGGAAATGCCGCTGGCGCTGCAGGCCAAGCTGCTGCGCGTGCTGCAGGAGCGCGAAGTGGAGCGCGTCGGCGGCAAGAAGCCGATCCCCCTCGACATCCGCGTGCTCGCCACCAGCAACCGCGACATGGCCAAGGAAGTGGCCGCCGGCCGCTTCCGCGAGGACCTCTACTACCGCCTCAACGTCTTCCCCCTGCAGATTCCCGCGCTGCGCGAGCGGCCGGCGGACATCGTGCCGCTGGCGCGGCACTTTGCCGGCCTGCACGGCAATCCGGCGGCAAGGTTTGCCGCCGACGCCGAGGCGCTGCTGGCGGCCCATGCCTGGCCGGGCAACGTGCGCGAGCTGGAAAACGCCGTGCAGCGGGCTCTGATCCTGGCTGGCGGCGACACGGTCGCGGCGGAACATCTGCAGCTTTCCCTGCAGTTCGCGGCGCCCGCGGAGCAGCCGCAATGGCCTGCCGCAATAGAGGAAATCCGCCCGGTCGAGCGTCCCCAGGCGGCGCCTTCCAACATGCGCGACCTGGAGCGCCAGCACATCCTGGAGACCCTGGCCGCAGTGAATGGCTCGCGCAAGCGGGCGGTCGAACTGCTCGGCATTTCCGAGCGCACCCTGCGCTACAAGCTGCAGCAGTACCGCACCGCTGGCGCCATCTGA
- a CDS encoding ATP-binding protein has protein sequence MDSQTEKQQENPQRIEAGRLAEAFRLFSQASEDLAGAYTSLQEQVAGLTAELALANGRLKREYAEKTALNERLALLLDALPAGVAVLDAFGRVEQVNPAAAGILGADIEGRIWEEFASSCLVSTTTPGEWEMPRLRDRRIAVTETRLAASGGRIVLIHDVTEAHRMKTLAARNERLAAMGEMAAGLAHQLRTPLAAALLYAGALENPRLPETERTRCGSRVVERLQYLERLIRDMLTFARGEASGGESIPVSELMAEAVQVFEPLARRREVAFVVADDSADAAVSGNRKALSGALVNLMENALDACASGGRIELAAGLADGTVCIRVRDNGRGMDAATQARLFEPFFTTRAEGTGLGLAIARGVARAHGGGIEVESAPGAGALFRLTLPAVVANPAGATEQLQPMERRASCLSH, from the coding sequence ATGGACAGCCAGACGGAAAAGCAGCAGGAAAACCCGCAGCGGATCGAGGCCGGCCGCCTGGCGGAAGCCTTTCGCCTGTTCAGCCAGGCCTCGGAAGATCTTGCCGGCGCGTATACCAGCCTGCAGGAACAGGTGGCCGGCCTGACGGCGGAACTGGCGCTGGCCAATGGCCGCCTGAAGCGCGAATACGCGGAAAAGACGGCGCTCAACGAGCGCCTGGCCCTGCTGCTCGACGCCCTGCCGGCCGGCGTGGCCGTGCTGGATGCCTTCGGCCGCGTCGAGCAGGTGAATCCCGCCGCCGCCGGCATCCTCGGCGCCGACATCGAGGGCCGCATCTGGGAGGAGTTCGCCTCTTCCTGCCTGGTGTCGACGACGACGCCGGGCGAATGGGAAATGCCGCGCCTGCGGGATCGCCGCATTGCCGTCACCGAAACCCGGCTGGCGGCGAGCGGCGGACGCATCGTGCTGATCCACGACGTCACCGAGGCGCATCGCATGAAGACGCTGGCGGCGCGCAACGAGCGGCTGGCGGCGATGGGCGAGATGGCGGCCGGACTCGCCCACCAGCTGCGCACGCCGCTGGCGGCGGCGCTGCTCTACGCCGGCGCGCTGGAGAACCCGCGACTGCCCGAGACGGAACGCACGCGCTGCGGCAGCCGCGTGGTCGAGCGCCTGCAGTACCTGGAGCGCCTGATCCGCGACATGCTGACCTTCGCCCGCGGCGAGGCGAGCGGCGGCGAATCGATCCCGGTGTCCGAGCTGATGGCCGAGGCGGTGCAGGTGTTCGAGCCGCTGGCGCGCCGCCGCGAGGTGGCCTTCGTCGTCGCCGACGACAGCGCCGATGCCGCCGTCAGCGGCAACCGCAAGGCGCTGTCCGGCGCGCTGGTGAACCTGATGGAAAACGCCCTCGATGCCTGCGCTTCAGGCGGTCGCATCGAGCTGGCCGCCGGGCTGGCCGACGGGACGGTATGCATCCGCGTGCGCGACAACGGCCGCGGCATGGATGCGGCGACCCAGGCGCGCCTGTTCGAACCCTTCTTCACGACGCGCGCCGAAGGCACCGGTCTCGGTCTCGCGATCGCCCGCGGCGTCGCGCGCGCCCACGGCGGCGGCATCGAGGTCGAGTCCGCCCCGGGCGCCGGCGCCCTGTTCAGACTGACTTTGCCGGCGGTGGTTGCAAACCCGGCCGGCGCCACCGAACAACTGCAACCGATGGAACGGAGAGCATCATGCCTGAGCCACTGA